One window from the genome of Paracoccus zhejiangensis encodes:
- a CDS encoding aa3-type cytochrome c oxidase subunit IV, with the protein MATHHEGTEHKHGEMDITAHQKTFAGFVKLSTWVVIISLGVLVFMALTNA; encoded by the coding sequence ATGGCCACGCATCACGAAGGCACCGAGCACAAGCACGGCGAGATGGATATCACCGCGCACCAGAAGACCTTTGCCGGCTTCGTCAAGCTGTCGACCTGGGTCGTCATCATCTCGCTTGGCGTGCTGGTCTTCATGGCACTGACCAACGCCTGA
- a CDS encoding MBL fold metallo-hydrolase — protein MRYPVEQPPGEGEAIEIAEGVLWMRLPLPMALDHVNVYALDEGDGWTIVDTGFDSRRSRAIWQTLLDGPLGARPVRRVIGTHHHPDHIGLAGWFMDREGAELWMSRTAWLTARMLVLDEQARPSPQSLAFWRWAGMPQELLDRRAAERPFNFVDFVHPLPLGFTRLTEGERVRFGGRDWRVHMGDGHAPEHATFWSEDGDLVLGGDQLLPSISPNLGVYPTEPEADPVGEWLASCLRFAELAEERHLVLPGHKLPFTGLPLRLRQLIDNHHGALERLSGALAKGPRSAVGCFDIIFKRKIGEAEFGLALVEAVAHVNHLRRQGIVQAAGESDGAVLWGA, from the coding sequence ATCCGCTATCCGGTCGAGCAGCCGCCCGGCGAGGGCGAGGCGATCGAGATCGCCGAAGGCGTGCTCTGGATGCGCCTGCCTTTGCCGATGGCGCTGGACCATGTGAACGTCTACGCGCTGGACGAGGGCGATGGCTGGACCATCGTCGATACCGGCTTCGATTCGCGCCGCAGCCGGGCGATATGGCAGACGCTGCTGGACGGCCCGCTGGGGGCGCGCCCGGTGCGCCGGGTCATCGGCACGCATCACCATCCCGACCATATCGGCCTTGCCGGCTGGTTCATGGACCGGGAGGGGGCCGAGCTGTGGATGAGCCGCACCGCCTGGCTGACCGCGCGAATGCTGGTCCTTGACGAACAGGCGCGGCCCTCGCCGCAATCGCTGGCCTTCTGGCGATGGGCGGGGATGCCGCAGGAGCTGCTGGACCGGCGCGCGGCCGAGCGGCCCTTCAACTTCGTCGATTTCGTCCATCCGCTGCCCCTAGGCTTCACCCGCCTGACCGAGGGCGAGCGGGTGCGGTTCGGTGGCCGCGACTGGCGGGTGCACATGGGCGACGGTCATGCGCCCGAACACGCGACCTTCTGGTCCGAGGATGGCGATCTGGTCCTGGGCGGCGACCAGCTGCTGCCCTCGATCTCGCCCAATCTCGGCGTCTATCCGACCGAGCCCGAGGCCGATCCGGTGGGCGAATGGCTGGCATCGTGCCTGCGCTTTGCCGAGCTGGCCGAGGAGCGGCACCTGGTCCTGCCCGGCCACAAGCTGCCCTTTACCGGCCTGCCCTTGCGCTTGCGGCAATTGATCGACAACCACCACGGCGCGCTCGAGCGGCTGAGCGGGGCGCTGGCCAAGGGTCCGCGCAGCGCGGTCGGCTGTTTCGACATCATCTTCAAGCGCAAGATCGGCGAGGCCGAGTTCGGGCTGGCGCTGGTCGAGGCGGTGGCCCATGTCAATCACCTGCGCCGGCAGGGGATCGTGCAGGCGGCGGGTGAAAGCGATGGCGCGGTGCTGTGGGGGGCGTGA
- a CDS encoding acyl-CoA dehydrogenase, with protein MSYRAPVDQITFILNHVLNFPRLAKTELFAEATDETVNAILSEAGKLAENEIAPLNRNGDLTPARLENGKLRSSPGFEAGFRAIAEGGWIGLASDPEYGGMGLPQALNMAVAEMLSGACLSLQLNPLLTQGQIDALQHHADDEMKALYLPKLNSGEWSGTMNLTEPGAGSDVGALTTKAERNEDGTYSITGQKIFITWGDSDVTENVCHAVLARLPDGGKGTKGISLFMVPKFIPDENGNPGVANSLKVVSLEHKMGIHGSPTCVMSYEGATGWLIGKEHGGMAAMFTMMNAARLGVGVQGVGVAEAALQQAVEYATERNQFGPIIRHADVRRMLATARAEVFAARAICLATAITADVARSTGDEDCASRAAFLTPIAKAYGTDVGCRVADMNVQVHGGMGFIEETGAAQYLRDVRITPIYEGTNGIQAMDLVGRKLADGGEAANRLLDEMLDVAKAAQADLPDLANDAFQAAENLRDATQAMLERDLQDRFAGAVPYLNAFAKVLGALFHLKAAMSGDPGRIVLARIFITRVMPRYAADLAEAQAGLADLEAITDDQLAGAFGA; from the coding sequence ATGAGCTATCGCGCGCCCGTCGACCAGATCACCTTCATCCTGAACCATGTGTTGAACTTCCCGCGATTGGCCAAGACCGAGCTGTTCGCCGAAGCCACCGACGAGACGGTCAACGCCATCCTCTCCGAGGCCGGCAAGCTGGCCGAGAACGAGATCGCCCCCCTGAACCGCAATGGCGACCTGACCCCGGCCCGGCTGGAAAACGGCAAGCTGCGCTCCTCCCCCGGCTTCGAGGCCGGTTTCCGCGCCATTGCCGAGGGCGGCTGGATCGGCCTTGCCTCGGACCCCGAATATGGCGGCATGGGCCTGCCGCAGGCGCTGAACATGGCGGTGGCCGAGATGCTGTCGGGCGCCTGCCTGTCGCTGCAGCTGAACCCGCTGCTGACCCAGGGCCAGATCGATGCGCTGCAGCATCACGCCGATGACGAGATGAAGGCGCTGTACCTGCCCAAGCTGAACAGCGGCGAATGGTCGGGCACGATGAACCTGACCGAGCCGGGTGCCGGCAGCGACGTGGGTGCGCTGACCACCAAGGCCGAGCGCAACGAGGACGGCACCTATTCGATCACCGGGCAGAAGATTTTCATCACCTGGGGCGACAGCGACGTGACGGAAAACGTCTGCCATGCGGTGCTGGCGCGGCTGCCCGATGGCGGCAAGGGCACCAAGGGCATCAGCCTCTTCATGGTGCCGAAATTCATCCCCGACGAGAACGGCAATCCGGGTGTGGCCAACAGCCTCAAGGTCGTTTCGCTGGAGCACAAGATGGGCATCCACGGCTCGCCCACCTGCGTCATGAGCTATGAGGGCGCGACCGGCTGGCTGATCGGCAAGGAACATGGCGGCATGGCCGCGATGTTCACCATGATGAACGCAGCCCGTCTGGGGGTTGGCGTGCAGGGCGTCGGCGTGGCCGAGGCGGCGCTGCAGCAGGCGGTCGAATACGCGACCGAGCGCAACCAGTTCGGCCCGATCATCCGCCATGCCGATGTGCGCCGGATGCTGGCCACCGCCCGGGCCGAGGTTTTTGCCGCCCGCGCCATCTGCCTTGCCACCGCCATCACCGCGGATGTCGCGCGCTCGACCGGGGACGAGGATTGCGCCTCGCGCGCCGCCTTCCTGACGCCGATCGCCAAGGCCTATGGCACCGATGTGGGTTGCCGGGTGGCCGACATGAACGTGCAGGTCCATGGCGGCATGGGCTTCATCGAGGAAACCGGCGCGGCGCAATATCTGCGCGATGTCCGCATCACGCCCATCTATGAGGGCACCAACGGCATTCAGGCGATGGATCTGGTCGGTCGCAAGTTGGCCGATGGCGGCGAGGCGGCGAATCGGCTGCTGGACGAGATGCTGGACGTGGCCAAGGCGGCGCAGGCCGATCTGCCGGACCTCGCCAATGATGCCTTCCAGGCGGCCGAGAACCTGCGCGATGCCACGCAAGCGATGCTGGAGCGCGACCTGCAGGACCGTTTTGCCGGGGCGGTGCCCTATCTGAACGCCTTCGCCAAGGTTCTGGGTGCGCTGTTCCACCTGAAGGCGGCGATGTCGGGCGATCCGGGCCGGATCGTGCTGGCGCGGATCTTCATCACCCGGGTGATGCCGCGCTATGCCGCCGATCTGGCCGAGGCGCAGGCCGGGCTGGCGGATCTGGAAGCGATCACCGACGACCAGCTGGCCGGGGCCTTCGGGGCGTGA
- a CDS encoding L-threonylcarbamoyladenylate synthase yields MKTLRLAPDESGLATAAHLLRRGQTVAMPTETVYGLAGDARNGEAVAAIYAAKGRPSFNPLIVHVAGLAEAEAIATFSDEARALAQAFWPGALTLVLPLRTDAGIASLVTAGLDTVAIRVPAASAAQALLRSFGGPLAAPSANASGRISPTSAAHVLDPDGGLDGRIAAVLDAGPCPVGVESTIIGWEHGQPLMLRPGGLPSEAIEAALGRPLAQHHADPSAPSAPGQLTSHYAPKAVLRLNVDRPEPGETYLDFGHPGPLTLSAHGDLAEAAAHLFDLLRRADRLGRPIAVAPIPEHGLGVAINDRLRRAAAPR; encoded by the coding sequence ATGAAAACCCTGCGACTCGCCCCTGACGAAAGTGGCCTTGCCACGGCGGCGCATCTTCTGCGCCGGGGACAGACCGTCGCCATGCCGACCGAGACCGTCTATGGCCTTGCCGGGGATGCGCGAAACGGCGAGGCGGTCGCCGCCATCTATGCCGCAAAGGGCCGGCCCAGCTTCAACCCGCTGATCGTCCATGTCGCGGGTCTGGCCGAGGCCGAGGCCATCGCGACCTTTTCGGATGAGGCACGGGCGCTGGCGCAAGCCTTCTGGCCCGGCGCCCTGACGCTGGTGCTGCCGCTGCGCACGGACGCCGGCATTGCCTCGCTGGTGACCGCCGGTCTCGACACCGTGGCCATCCGCGTTCCGGCGGCCAGTGCGGCACAGGCTTTGCTGCGCAGCTTTGGCGGACCGCTTGCCGCGCCCTCGGCCAATGCCTCGGGCCGGATCAGCCCAACCAGCGCCGCGCATGTCCTAGATCCCGATGGTGGGCTCGATGGCCGCATTGCCGCGGTGCTCGATGCCGGTCCCTGCCCGGTCGGCGTGGAATCGACCATCATCGGATGGGAGCACGGTCAGCCCCTCATGCTGCGCCCCGGCGGATTGCCGTCGGAAGCCATCGAAGCCGCATTGGGCCGCCCGCTGGCGCAGCATCACGCCGACCCTTCCGCCCCCAGCGCACCCGGACAGCTGACCAGCCATTACGCCCCGAAGGCCGTGCTGCGCCTCAACGTGGACAGACCAGAGCCGGGCGAAACCTATCTCGATTTCGGCCATCCCGGGCCGCTGACCCTCTCGGCCCATGGCGATCTGGCCGAAGCCGCCGCGCATCTTTTCGACCTGCTGCGCCGCGCCGACCGGCTTGGCCGGCCCATCGCCGTCGCGCCGATCCCCGAGCATGGATTGGGCGTGGCGATCAATGACCGGCTGCGCCGCGCCGCCGCACCGCGCTGA
- a CDS encoding YqgE/AlgH family protein, whose amino-acid sequence MTQETDLTGKILIAMPGMRDPRFARSVVLICAHSEDGAMGLVLNHPLPEIEFSDLLGQLGIDTDTRTRPVEVRYGGPVEPGRGFVLHQVGEAGDDTEGTLRIGPHLAMTTTRDILEDLAHGRGPGQAVLALGYAGWGPGQLEDEMLANGWLSGEGGDELIFGADNPGKWSAALKAQGVDPSLLSGAAGRA is encoded by the coding sequence ATGACCCAAGAGACCGACCTGACCGGCAAGATCCTGATCGCGATGCCCGGGATGCGCGATCCCCGCTTCGCGCGTTCGGTGGTGCTGATCTGCGCCCATTCCGAGGATGGGGCGATGGGGCTGGTGCTGAACCACCCGCTGCCAGAAATCGAGTTTTCCGACCTGCTGGGCCAGCTTGGCATCGATACCGACACCCGAACCCGCCCGGTAGAGGTCCGCTATGGCGGCCCGGTCGAGCCGGGGCGGGGCTTCGTGCTGCATCAGGTGGGCGAGGCGGGCGATGACACCGAGGGCACGCTGCGCATCGGTCCGCATCTGGCGATGACCACCACCCGCGACATTCTCGAGGATCTGGCGCATGGCCGGGGGCCGGGGCAGGCGGTGCTGGCGCTTGGCTATGCCGGCTGGGGGCCGGGGCAGCTTGAGGACGAGATGCTGGCCAATGGCTGGCTCAGCGGCGAGGGCGGCGACGAGCTGATCTTCGGCGCCGACAATCCCGGAAAATGGAGCGCGGCGCTGAAGGCGCAGGGGGTCGATCCCTCGCTCTTGTCGGGCGCGGCGGGACGGGCATAA
- a CDS encoding protein-disulfide reductase DsbD domain-containing protein, which produces MRHLALALLMLPMAAPSHAEPEALPPGLVGARLLPGWTDDQGHRIAALELLLEPGWKTYWRSPGDTGIAPSFDWDGSGNIGSVVFHWPAPELIDSGGSRSFGFHDRLVLPFEVVPADQEKPVTLAATVDFGLCENICVPANLTLTAPPPEDQPDLAIQAALAEQPQHSDEKPACDLTEIDDGIQVALTLPDGEGVKAVAVELPDRPEVWVSMAETETDAKGVLTATADLVPPEGKPFDLDPDTLRITLIGDGPAREMRGCDAAG; this is translated from the coding sequence ATGAGACATCTCGCCCTTGCCCTGCTGATGCTGCCGATGGCCGCGCCATCCCATGCCGAGCCGGAGGCGCTGCCGCCCGGTCTGGTCGGCGCGCGGCTGCTGCCCGGCTGGACCGACGATCAGGGCCACCGCATCGCCGCGCTGGAACTGCTGCTGGAGCCGGGCTGGAAGACCTATTGGCGCAGCCCCGGCGATACCGGCATCGCGCCCAGCTTTGACTGGGACGGGTCCGGGAATATCGGCAGCGTCGTCTTTCACTGGCCGGCGCCCGAGCTGATCGATTCCGGCGGCAGCCGCAGCTTTGGCTTCCATGACCGGCTGGTCCTGCCCTTCGAGGTGGTGCCGGCGGATCAGGAGAAACCGGTCACGCTGGCGGCGACGGTCGATTTCGGCCTTTGCGAGAATATCTGCGTGCCGGCCAACCTGACGCTGACCGCGCCGCCGCCCGAGGACCAGCCCGATCTCGCCATTCAGGCGGCGCTGGCCGAGCAGCCGCAGCACAGCGACGAAAAGCCCGCCTGCGACCTGACCGAAATCGACGACGGGATACAGGTCGCGCTGACGCTGCCGGACGGCGAAGGGGTCAAGGCGGTCGCCGTCGAATTGCCCGACCGGCCCGAGGTCTGGGTCTCGATGGCCGAGACTGAGACCGATGCGAAGGGGGTCCTGACCGCCACGGCCGATCTGGTTCCGCCCGAGGGCAAACCCTTCGACCTCGACCCGGACACGCTCCGGATCACGCTGATCGGGGACGGGCCGGCGCGCGAGATGCGTGGCTGCGACGCTGCCGGATAA
- a CDS encoding efflux RND transporter permease subunit, producing MADPAPEPGRGLLSLFTRHATLANLVLAVMVVGGLVAAPRMRAQYFPDTVIEQVNISVRWDGAGAEDVDRSVIAVLEPVLLAVEGVALEESRANQGSGRIELEFEPGWDMSRAMAEVETAVATVDTLPEDAEEPEITRGAWRDRVADVVISGPLGVDQLGRLADDMLNRLYARGITRASVAGLAAPETLIEVRVADLVRNDLTMSEIAEVVAAAATAQPAGDVASGASRVRTGTEARDPASVAALPLRLEPDGTILTVGEVATVTSTGMDREEAFYVGTDPAVVIQVQRAAAGDAITMQEEVEAVAAEMRPSLPDGVEIELVRARAEQISGRLQILVDNAIMGLGLVVALLFLFLNARTALWVAAGIPASLLAAIGLMYAFGMTLNMISLFALILTLGIIVDDAIVVGEHADYRARKLGERAMVAAERAAQRMAAPVVSSTLTTVIAFGGLMAIGGRFGNLIVDIPLTVIMVLVASLIECFLVLPNHMAHALTRAARDNWYDKPSRLVNRGLDWLTERAVRPMLGWIIRLRYPVLAATIALFGWSAAAMITGKVPWRFFDSPEQGSVAGNFAMLPGATREDTMRVLGLVQAAVDRVAGDYEAEYGTNPVTHAMAQIGGNSGRSLPGAETKDPDQLGSIQVELIDADLRPYSSFEFVGDLQAAMPADPRLETISFRGFRGGPGGDAISVRMSGADAQRLKDAAEALKTRLSAFPEVSALEDSMSYDKEELALELTPQGRALGFTTEGLARELRQRLGGIEAATFPVGIRSGAIRVELPESERRGDFLDRMMMRSASGQWVPLADIVTVGSRAGFSTVRRENGVRMISVTGDISDDDPARAAEITAALETSIMPQIAADYGISFETTGLAEQERDFLGEAGLGFALAMLGIYMVLAWIFASWTRPVVVMAVIPFGLIGAVWGHTIWGLPMSMFSIVGLIGMSGIIINDSIVLISTIDEYAKDRAMRPAIIDAVCNRLRPVFLTTATTVLGLAPLLYERSSQALFLKPTVVTLAYGLGFGMLVVLLVVPAALGIGEDIVHARRGLRRGLRAGPLRLPLRLGAGLALAGFALVLLPVTLVPALGVTLPGWWPVAGSAGQALVWYLAALLVAVAVAGGLGLIRQRRSHASRAPARPRSA from the coding sequence ATGGCTGATCCGGCCCCGGAACCCGGTCGCGGCCTGCTGTCGCTGTTCACCCGCCATGCAACGCTGGCCAATCTGGTTCTGGCGGTCATGGTGGTGGGCGGGCTGGTCGCCGCGCCACGGATGCGGGCGCAGTATTTCCCTGACACGGTGATCGAACAGGTCAATATCTCGGTCCGTTGGGACGGCGCCGGGGCCGAGGATGTCGATCGCTCGGTCATCGCCGTGCTCGAGCCGGTGCTGCTGGCCGTTGAGGGCGTGGCGCTGGAGGAAAGCCGGGCCAATCAGGGTTCGGGCCGGATCGAGCTGGAATTCGAGCCGGGCTGGGACATGTCGCGCGCCATGGCCGAGGTCGAAACCGCCGTGGCCACGGTGGACACCCTGCCCGAGGATGCCGAGGAACCCGAGATCACCCGAGGCGCCTGGCGCGACCGGGTGGCGGATGTGGTCATCTCGGGCCCCTTGGGCGTCGATCAGCTGGGCCGGCTGGCCGATGACATGCTGAACCGGCTCTATGCGCGGGGCATCACCCGCGCCAGCGTCGCCGGTCTGGCCGCGCCTGAGACGCTGATCGAGGTGCGCGTCGCCGATCTGGTCCGCAACGACCTGACCATGAGCGAGATCGCCGAAGTGGTTGCCGCCGCCGCCACTGCCCAGCCTGCGGGCGATGTCGCCTCGGGCGCCTCGCGCGTGCGCACGGGAACCGAGGCGCGCGATCCGGCCTCGGTCGCAGCCCTCCCGCTGCGGCTGGAACCCGACGGCACGATCCTGACCGTGGGCGAGGTCGCCACCGTCACCTCGACCGGCATGGATCGCGAAGAGGCCTTCTATGTCGGCACCGATCCCGCCGTGGTCATCCAGGTCCAGCGCGCCGCCGCCGGCGATGCCATCACCATGCAGGAAGAGGTCGAGGCGGTCGCTGCCGAGATGCGCCCCTCGCTGCCCGACGGGGTCGAGATCGAGCTGGTGCGCGCCCGGGCCGAACAGATCTCGGGCCGGCTGCAGATCCTCGTGGACAATGCCATCATGGGTCTGGGGCTGGTGGTGGCACTGCTGTTCCTGTTCCTGAACGCCCGCACCGCGCTCTGGGTGGCGGCGGGGATTCCGGCCTCGCTGCTCGCGGCCATCGGGCTGATGTATGCCTTCGGCATGACGCTGAACATGATCTCGCTTTTCGCTCTGATCCTGACCTTGGGGATCATCGTCGATGATGCGATCGTCGTCGGCGAACATGCCGATTACCGCGCCCGCAAGCTGGGCGAGCGGGCGATGGTTGCCGCCGAACGCGCCGCGCAGCGCATGGCGGCACCTGTCGTCTCCTCGACGCTGACCACGGTCATCGCCTTTGGCGGGCTGATGGCCATTGGCGGGCGCTTCGGCAACCTGATCGTCGATATTCCGCTGACCGTCATCATGGTGTTGGTCGCCTCGCTGATCGAGTGCTTCCTCGTCCTGCCCAATCACATGGCCCATGCCCTGACCCGGGCGGCGCGCGACAACTGGTATGACAAGCCCTCGCGGCTGGTGAACCGGGGGCTCGACTGGCTGACCGAACGCGCCGTGCGCCCGATGCTCGGCTGGATCATCCGCCTGCGCTATCCGGTGCTGGCCGCGACCATTGCGCTTTTCGGCTGGTCGGCGGCTGCGATGATCACCGGCAAGGTGCCGTGGCGCTTTTTCGATTCGCCCGAACAGGGCAGCGTCGCGGGCAATTTCGCCATGCTGCCCGGCGCCACGCGCGAGGATACGATGCGCGTTCTCGGGCTGGTGCAGGCGGCGGTGGACCGCGTGGCCGGCGATTACGAGGCCGAATATGGCACCAACCCGGTCACCCATGCCATGGCCCAGATCGGCGGCAATTCCGGCCGCTCGCTGCCCGGGGCCGAGACCAAGGACCCCGACCAGCTGGGCTCGATCCAGGTCGAGCTGATCGATGCCGACCTGCGGCCCTATTCCAGCTTCGAATTCGTCGGCGACCTGCAAGCCGCCATGCCGGCGGACCCGCGGCTTGAGACCATCAGTTTCCGCGGCTTTCGGGGCGGACCGGGGGGCGACGCCATCTCGGTCCGGATGAGCGGGGCCGATGCGCAGCGGCTGAAGGATGCGGCCGAGGCGCTGAAGACCCGGCTCTCGGCCTTCCCCGAGGTGTCGGCGCTGGAAGACAGCATGTCCTATGACAAGGAAGAGCTGGCGCTGGAACTGACCCCGCAGGGCCGGGCGCTTGGCTTCACCACCGAGGGGCTGGCGCGGGAATTGCGCCAGCGTTTGGGCGGCATCGAGGCGGCGACCTTTCCGGTCGGCATCCGCAGCGGCGCGATCCGGGTGGAACTTCCGGAAAGCGAGCGTCGCGGCGATTTCCTTGACCGGATGATGATGCGCTCGGCCTCGGGACAATGGGTACCTTTGGCCGATATCGTCACCGTGGGCAGCCGGGCCGGCTTCTCGACCGTCCGGCGCGAGAACGGGGTGCGGATGATCTCGGTCACCGGCGACATTTCCGATGACGACCCCGCCCGCGCCGCCGAGATCACCGCCGCGCTGGAAACCAGCATCATGCCGCAGATCGCCGCTGATTACGGCATCAGCTTCGAAACCACCGGCCTCGCCGAGCAGGAACGCGATTTTCTGGGCGAGGCGGGGCTGGGCTTCGCGCTGGCGATGCTGGGCATCTACATGGTGCTGGCATGGATCTTCGCCTCCTGGACCCGGCCGGTGGTGGTCATGGCGGTGATTCCCTTCGGCCTGATCGGCGCTGTCTGGGGGCATACGATCTGGGGCCTGCCCATGTCGATGTTCTCGATCGTCGGGCTGATCGGCATGTCGGGGATCATCATCAACGATTCCATCGTGCTGATCTCGACCATCGACGAATACGCCAAGGACCGGGCGATGCGCCCCGCCATCATCGATGCGGTCTGCAACCGCCTGCGGCCGGTTTTCCTGACCACGGCAACGACCGTGCTGGGCCTCGCGCCGCTGCTTTACGAACGCTCGTCGCAGGCGCTGTTCCTGAAGCCCACCGTGGTGACGCTGGCCTATGGTCTGGGCTTCGGGATGCTGGTGGTGCTTCTGGTTGTGCCGGCGGCATTGGGGATCGGCGAGGATATCGTGCATGCCCGGCGCGGGCTCAGGCGGGGCCTGCGCGCGGGACCCTTGCGCCTGCCCTTGCGGCTGGGGGCGGGGCTGGCACTGGCCGGTTTCGCGCTGGTGCTGCTGCCGGTGACACTGGTGCCGGCGCTTGGCGTGACTCTGCCCGGCTGGTGGCCGGTGGCGGGGTCAGCGGGGCAGGCGCTGGTCTGGTACCTCGCCGCGCTGCTTGTCGCGGTGGCGGTGGCGGGCGGGCTTGGCCTTATCCGGCAGCGTCGCAGCCACGCATCTCGCGCGCCGGCCCGTCCCCGATCAGCGTGA
- a CDS encoding efflux RND transporter periplasmic adaptor subunit yields the protein MRFLLRSLGGLFIISLTFGLLFLAAFQIWQALEQARTGGPGGRQAEEQAFTVRLIALEPATVAPVMSVYGRVDSRRRLELRAGASGRITYLDPDLHEGGQVEAGQLLLQTDPAQAQSVLDNLLAAQAEAEAALEDARRAVAIGTDDLAAARAQVELRQAAMERQRELAERRLGTSGEREAAELAASAAAQAVLSRQSALADAESAVSLAEIALQRSQIDLAEAQRELELTEVRANFAGRVTAVTAVEGGLVSQNEQLAQIIDPDALEVQIPLSLQQYSRLVAEEARLVGTPVRVVLDGSAGRITAPAHLDRSAASVAEGAAGRTVYARLDQPDARLRPGDFVTVEIDEPPLPDAALIPASAVGGDGAVLVVGPDSRLIARPVEVLRRQGDDVVIAVAADLAGARIVAERAPQLGAGILVRDTAAPVGEPGLPEAQNRRGDAPQQQAQRAGAQADG from the coding sequence ATGCGTTTTCTTCTTCGCAGCCTTGGCGGGCTGTTCATCATTTCTTTGACCTTCGGGCTGCTGTTTCTGGCGGCCTTCCAGATATGGCAGGCGCTCGAACAGGCGCGCACCGGTGGTCCCGGCGGGCGGCAGGCCGAGGAGCAGGCCTTCACCGTGCGGCTGATCGCGCTTGAACCCGCGACGGTCGCGCCTGTGATGTCGGTCTATGGCCGCGTCGACTCGCGTCGCCGGTTGGAGCTGAGGGCCGGGGCCTCGGGGCGCATCACCTATCTCGATCCTGATCTGCACGAGGGAGGGCAGGTCGAGGCCGGGCAGTTGCTGCTGCAGACCGATCCGGCGCAGGCGCAATCGGTGCTGGATAATCTGCTGGCCGCGCAGGCCGAGGCCGAAGCCGCGCTGGAGGATGCGCGCCGCGCCGTGGCCATCGGCACGGATGATCTCGCGGCGGCACGGGCGCAGGTCGAGCTGCGCCAGGCAGCGATGGAGCGGCAGCGCGAACTGGCCGAGCGGCGGCTGGGGACCAGCGGCGAGCGCGAGGCGGCGGAACTGGCAGCCTCCGCGGCGGCGCAGGCGGTGCTGTCGCGGCAATCGGCGCTGGCCGATGCCGAAAGCGCCGTCTCGCTGGCCGAGATTGCCCTGCAGCGCAGCCAGATCGATCTGGCCGAGGCGCAGCGCGAACTGGAACTGACCGAGGTGCGTGCCAACTTTGCCGGGCGGGTCACGGCGGTCACGGCGGTCGAGGGCGGGCTGGTCAGCCAGAACGAGCAACTGGCCCAGATCATCGACCCCGACGCGCTGGAGGTGCAGATCCCGCTGTCGCTGCAGCAATATTCGCGGCTGGTTGCGGAAGAAGCGCGGCTGGTCGGCACGCCGGTGCGGGTGGTGCTGGACGGCTCGGCCGGGCGGATCACCGCGCCGGCGCATCTGGACCGCTCTGCGGCTTCGGTGGCCGAGGGCGCGGCGGGCCGCACGGTCTATGCAAGGCTCGATCAGCCCGATGCGCGGCTGCGTCCGGGCGATTTCGTCACCGTCGAGATCGACGAGCCGCCCTTGCCCGATGCCGCGCTGATCCCGGCCTCGGCGGTGGGGGGCGACGGCGCGGTGCTGGTCGTCGGTCCTGACAGCCGGCTGATCGCCCGCCCGGTCGAGGTGCTGCGGCGTCAGGGCGACGACGTGGTGATCGCGGTGGCCGCCGACCTCGCCGGCGCGCGCATCGTCGCCGAACGCGCGCCGCAGCTGGGCGCCGGTATCCTCGTGCGCGATACCGCCGCCCCAGTGGGTGAGCCGGGCCTGCCCGAGGCGCAGAACCGGCGCGGGGATGCGCCGCAGCAGCAGGCGCAGCGCGCTGGGGCGCAGGCCGATGGCTGA
- a CDS encoding uracil-DNA glycosylase: MDGNPTYLGLDLTPEAALALLEWQAEMGADEPMLDAPVDRFELAEPVSAARPTIAAPTANTPTAAPRLPDESPLEALVAEATRLADAAGTLEQLAAAQEAFDGIELKKGARNFAFADGNPKARVLILGEAPGDEEDRQGRPFVGRAGQLLDRMFAAIGLARDAVDAERALYITNVLPWRPPGNRDPSPDEMAMMMPFVRRHVALVDPDVVVLMGNTPCQAALGRRGILRLRGGWTEAFGRPALPMTHPAYLLRNPPAKREAWADLLSLAEKLDACPV, translated from the coding sequence ATGGACGGGAACCCCACATATCTTGGCCTCGATCTGACGCCCGAGGCGGCGCTCGCGCTCTTGGAGTGGCAGGCCGAGATGGGCGCGGACGAGCCGATGCTGGATGCGCCGGTCGATCGCTTCGAATTGGCCGAGCCAGTTTCGGCTGCGCGTCCGACGATCGCGGCTCCCACCGCGAACACGCCCACGGCCGCACCCCGCCTGCCCGACGAAAGCCCGCTTGAGGCCTTGGTGGCCGAGGCCACGCGGCTGGCCGATGCGGCCGGGACGCTGGAGCAGTTGGCCGCCGCGCAGGAGGCGTTCGACGGTATCGAGCTGAAGAAGGGCGCGCGGAACTTTGCCTTCGCCGATGGCAACCCGAAGGCCCGCGTGCTGATCCTTGGCGAGGCGCCGGGCGACGAGGAGGACCGGCAGGGCCGCCCCTTCGTCGGTCGCGCCGGGCAGCTGCTGGACCGCATGTTCGCAGCCATCGGGCTGGCGCGGGACGCGGTGGATGCGGAACGCGCGCTCTACATCACCAATGTTTTACCGTGGCGCCCGCCGGGAAATCGCGACCCCTCGCCCGATGAAATGGCGATGATGATGCCCTTCGTGCGCCGCCACGTGGCGCTGGTCGATCCCGATGTCGTGGTGCTGATGGGGAACACGCCCTGCCAGGCTGCACTGGGCCGGCGCGGCATTCTGCGGCTGCGCGGCGGCTGGACCGAGGCCTTTGGCAGACCCGCCTTGCCGATGACCCATCCGGCCTATCTTCTGCGCAATCCGCCCGCCAAGCGTGAGGCCTGGGCCGACCTTCTGTCACTGGCGGAAAAGCTGGACGCATGCCCCGTTTAG